The Pseudorca crassidens isolate mPseCra1 chromosome 3, mPseCra1.hap1, whole genome shotgun sequence genome includes the window GAGTATCAATCACGTTGACCAAGTCCTTCACTAGGAAGCATCATCAAACACTGTGATAGCGTCAGCTCCAAAATGGCTTGCAGTCTTACCGGAATCAATTCTCGGTCCCCAACATTCAGAGAATTCACAACATACATATTCCATCCACTGTCAACCTAGAGTGAAAATGTAGTCAGTTCTGTTGTTGGGCCATTATCTGGCTACCTGGCTgaatttccattttcagtttctaTACGGAGGCTGTGGCGTAGGAGTGGATGACTACCTACATCTTATGATTTCAGGGGGTCCCAGAAATTAACGTCCAGAGTAAATCTGTAACAGCTGTGAGCTGGTGGTCATCACCCAGACAACCACACTGCATGAACCACAAACTATGAAATATTAACCTACATAAACAGGGGGAAATATTCAGGGTTCTCCCAAAAAACAGAACCAAAGggctgtgtatatatatagagagagggacatttattataaggaattgactcacatgattatggagacaggtcccaaatctgcagggtgagtcagcaagctggagacccaggaggggCAATGGTttagttccagtctgagtctgaaggcttGAGAACCAGGTGAGCCAATGGTGTAGCTCCCACCTGAAGGCCGACAGGCTCAAGACATAGGAAGAGCCAATGTTTCGAGACCAACAGTAGAAGAAAAGCCAATGTCCCCGTTTGAAGGCAGTCAGGCAGTAAGAATTCCATTACTTGGGATGAGgccagcctttttgttctattcaggccttcagctgattggacaaggcccacccacattagggaaggcAATCTGCTTGACTTAGTCTACCAATATAAATGTTACTCTCATGCAAAAACACCTTcagagaaacacccagaataatgtttgaccaaatatctgggcaccccgtggcccagtcaagtggacacataaaattaaccatcacaaaggGTAATTTAGTGGTTTGGAGAAGGCCCAACTGTCACGATTCCACCCAATTCCcccttttttgttttggccacgcctcGTGGCTtccgggatctttgttccctgaccaggggtcaaaccccgggcccctgcagtggaagcatggagttctaaccactggactgcagggaattccctccacccaattctttttttaatttatttatttaatttattttatttttggctgtgttgaatcttggttgctgtgtgtgggctttctctagttgcggcgagtgggggatactcttcattgcagtgcgcgggcttctcattgcggtggcttctcttgttgcggagcacgggctctaggtgcacgggcttcagtagttgtgacttgcgggctctatagcacaggctcagtagttgtggcacatgggcttagctgctccacagcatgtgggatctttccggaccagggctcgaacccgtgtcccctgcattagcaggtggattcttaaccaccctgccaccagggaagctggggAGAGGTGTGACGAGATGGTTTTCAGAGCGTATGTGCAAGTTGGGCCAGGGGCATCAATGCCTACAAGTCATAACCATCTCcaagaaaatacagttttatgGGCCTTGGGCCAAAGTAGGTAAAGGTTTGGACTGTGCCCAGCTTAAGACAGAACAGCTGCCTGTACAAAAGGCCAGTACATCAGACCACTCTTATATGTATTCTAGAATTTCTGTCTCAGGTCCCAAAATATGTCAGCCTTTTGCTGGAGAATACTCATACCGAAGTAGAAGGCAGAGACGTACACCGGCCCGCTGAGCGCCTGGTCGCACAGCACCTTGGCCAGGACGGTGCGCATGCTCCGTCAGGCGCAGCCGCACGTAGTTGAAGTTCGCGTGGAAGGCCACGGCCACGGTGGCCATGCGCTGTGTGTGCCGCCGGTCGGCAGGGCCTCCCCGCGGCCACTGCTGCAGTGCTTCGCCAGCTGAGAAGAGCGCGGCGTAGAGCAGCAAGTTCGTGGGCCAAGGGTAGCACCGGGCGGTGCACAGGAGCGCCCGCCACCAGCCCGCCATGCCTCCAACCACTGGGCGCCGCAGTGGTTGTGTTTTAAGGGCAGAGCTTATTTAAGAATAAGTATGGACAAACAGCTAGTGTTATCTGCTGCACCTTGCCTGATGGCCTTGTGCAGGAGTGTGCTGGAAAATGTTTAATAACCAGCCATCTGGGACAAAAAAGGACACTGGTTTGTCGtgcttgccaatttctgtggtataaatacctgatcatggccaatttcaagctattGACATGATGACGCTTCCCCCCCTGGAAGCTTATAGAGAGAGACTTGAGGAGTTCCATTAAGAAGTGACACACAGCCTGGAGCCAAATACAGACAGGTATTGGGTCTTCTCTGTTCCAAAAAGTACTGGGGGCAAAGCactactactactcctcctctcTGAAAAGGGTCTCTACCTCTGCTCTACTGACATGAATTAGAAATGTAGGAGCAAGGTGGAGTGTTCCTAGCTTAGTGGCTCAGCCCTACAGATCCCAGGTTTCCATGTAGCTCCTGACCCATGGGACATCTTTTAGAAAATTAACATTGGTTGCCGCTCTAACATGAGTTAAGCTTTTGCTCAGGGTTCAGGAGCCCAGTGCTTCAGTCTCCAGCACTCAGGCAGGAATAATACTATGGGAAAACTGACAGCCTCACCCCCAACTCTCTGGAGACAGTGTAGCATAGAGACAAAGTAAAGAAGGAACACGGAGAATGGGGTGAAAAAATCACTGAGTTGTCTAGTCTGCTGGCTAGTGCACAGCTGGAGGAAGGAGAAGCTGGAATGTCTCCTGCATGTATCTCTGTGTTGGTCTCTGACCTTGTAATTCTGGCCACCCTCAAGTTTTATGAGCCCTGCATCCAACTGATTGGCTGGAAAGCTGTTCCTCATGTTCTACGGTTAAAGCCAAATTCCCTGAGAGATGGGTTTCAGGGCTTACAGCCTGTACCACATTAACAATTGTCTAAATGAGATGCAAATGTTGCCTAGTAGAGGATGAAGTGACCTGTGATGGTGCATTTTGGGACTAACCACCACAGACTGGACCATTTGGGATCCCCTCAATAAAGCTTAAAGAAAGTCTCACTTATTACATGCTCACCTAAGATGGAAAAGTCTGGCTTTGTGAAACCAAGAGAAAGATAGAACCAGTACCCTCATTTTCAGGCTGTGAGGCAACTCAGTTTATCAAAATAATATCAGGCAGTGTCCATGACTTGATTTATTAAAGACAGTTACTCTTGGGCTCCTTTACTACTTTCAGGGACTAGAAGCATCTACAAAGAAGTACAGACTTAGTTCCAGGTCCTGATGTA containing:
- the LOC137220982 gene encoding LOW QUALITY PROTEIN: mpv17-like protein (The sequence of the model RefSeq protein was modified relative to this genomic sequence to represent the inferred CDS: inserted 2 bases in 1 codon); translated protein: MAGWWRALLCTARCYPWPTNLLLYAALFSAGEALQQWPRGGPADRRHTQRMATVAVAFHANFNYVRLRLTEHAXTVLAKVLCDQALSGPVYVSAFYFGMSILQQKADIFWDLRQKF